In Gammaproteobacteria bacterium, one DNA window encodes the following:
- a CDS encoding class I SAM-dependent methyltransferase translates to MLKRLHPGIIALFVQIATLALIASVIVSQPAIELSLFEWSLLQGLAAGLLSFALRMPVWWISIHLGFIPLIVVALALNMSSTVCLALFLGLLLIYGKTYKTQVPLYLSSHRVTQALQSLLPESRRFSFVDLGSGCGGLLSHLAEKNRNGVFHGIEAAPLPFLISRLRSLFGAKNCAVTWGDFWQQDFSQYDVVYAYLSPVPMTALWEKASKEMRPGSLLISNTFIIPGVAADKSIQLDDFSNSTLYLWKI, encoded by the coding sequence ATGTTAAAACGACTCCATCCCGGCATTATCGCGTTATTTGTTCAGATCGCCACGCTTGCGTTGATCGCTTCGGTCATCGTATCGCAACCAGCTATTGAATTGAGCTTATTCGAATGGAGCCTGCTGCAAGGACTAGCGGCGGGATTGCTCAGTTTTGCGTTGCGCATGCCGGTGTGGTGGATATCGATCCATCTCGGCTTTATCCCGCTCATTGTCGTTGCACTGGCGTTAAATATGTCTTCAACAGTATGCCTGGCACTTTTTCTCGGACTGTTGCTGATTTATGGCAAAACCTATAAAACCCAGGTGCCGCTGTATCTATCCAGTCACCGCGTGACGCAAGCGCTGCAATCGCTATTACCGGAAAGTCGCCGGTTTTCCTTTGTCGATCTGGGTAGCGGCTGCGGCGGTTTGCTCAGTCATCTGGCAGAGAAAAACCGCAACGGTGTGTTTCATGGCATCGAAGCGGCGCCCCTGCCCTTCCTGATCAGCAGATTAAGAAGTTTGTTTGGCGCTAAAAACTGCGCAGTAACCTGGGGAGATTTCTGGCAACAGGATTTTTCGCAGTACGACGTCGTTTATGCCTACCTGTCGCCAGTTCCGATGACCGCGCTGTGGGAGAAAGCCAGCAAGGAAATGCGCCCGGGCAGTCTGTTGATCAGCAATACGTTCATCATTCCCGGCGTTGCCGCGGATAAAAGCATCCAACTCGACGATTTCTCCAATTCCACGCTTTATCTGTGGAAAATCTAG
- a CDS encoding cysteine--tRNA ligase, whose product MLKIYNSIAREKQDFVPITPGKVKIYVCGMTVYDYCHLGHARVLVVFDTIVRWFRANDFEVHYVRNVTDIDDKIIKRAQENNEPIEALTQRFIQAMNEDSAALGVALPGHEPRATEYIEHMIAMIGALVKKGLAYPAKNGDVYYSVHDFPSYGKLSGKSLSDLRAGERVEIDSNKKDPLDFVLWKSAKPGEPFWESPWGRGRPGWHIECSAMSEQLLGIHFDIHGGGQDLQFPHHENEIAQSEGAHDHPFVNYWMHNGFVRVDNEKMSKSLGNFFTVREILKLYQPEVVRFFILRAHYRSPLNYSDQHLKDTKLALDRLYIALKEVEPNPATATVIDWQNPHACKFKDAMNDDFNTPEAIAVLFELASDINKTGSKENAGLLKALGGLLGLLQQNPQAYLQNTPAAAPEALTADDIEQLIQQRINARKEGRYSDADAIRKNLQQQGIILEDSAQGTAWRRA is encoded by the coding sequence ATGCTCAAAATTTATAACTCAATTGCCCGGGAAAAACAAGATTTTGTTCCGATAACGCCAGGGAAGGTAAAAATTTATGTTTGCGGCATGACCGTTTACGATTATTGCCACTTAGGACATGCGCGGGTTCTGGTGGTTTTCGATACGATTGTGCGTTGGTTCAGAGCCAATGATTTTGAAGTGCATTACGTGCGTAACGTAACCGACATCGACGACAAGATTATCAAGCGCGCGCAAGAGAATAACGAACCGATCGAAGCGCTGACGCAGCGCTTCATTCAGGCGATGAACGAGGATTCCGCGGCACTGGGTGTTGCGTTGCCGGGCCACGAGCCGCGCGCAACCGAGTATATCGAGCATATGATTGCCATGATCGGCGCGTTGGTGAAAAAAGGCTTGGCTTATCCTGCAAAAAATGGCGATGTGTATTATTCCGTGCATGACTTTCCCAGCTATGGAAAACTGTCCGGCAAGTCCTTGAGCGACCTGCGTGCCGGTGAGCGTGTGGAAATCGATTCGAATAAAAAAGATCCGCTGGATTTTGTACTGTGGAAATCGGCGAAACCCGGTGAGCCGTTTTGGGAATCGCCTTGGGGCAGGGGGCGTCCGGGCTGGCATATCGAATGTTCGGCCATGAGCGAACAATTATTGGGTATTCATTTCGATATTCATGGCGGTGGGCAGGATTTGCAGTTTCCCCATCACGAGAATGAAATCGCGCAGAGTGAAGGCGCGCATGACCACCCTTTTGTCAATTACTGGATGCATAACGGTTTTGTGCGTGTCGACAACGAAAAAATGTCGAAATCGCTGGGCAATTTCTTCACTGTGCGCGAGATTTTGAAACTCTATCAACCGGAAGTCGTGCGCTTTTTTATTTTGCGCGCGCATTATCGCAGCCCGTTGAACTATTCCGATCAGCATCTCAAAGACACCAAGCTTGCGCTGGATCGTTTATACATCGCGTTAAAGGAAGTTGAGCCGAACCCGGCTACCGCTACCGTTATCGACTGGCAGAACCCTCATGCGTGCAAATTTAAAGACGCTATGAACGATGACTTCAACACACCGGAAGCCATCGCTGTCTTGTTTGAGCTGGCGAGCGACATCAATAAAACGGGCTCGAAGGAGAACGCCGGTTTACTTAAAGCATTGGGCGGTTTACTCGGTCTTTTGCAGCAAAATCCGCAAGCGTATTTGCAAAATACACCGGCCGCCGCACCGGAAGCGTTGACTGCTGATGATATTGAGCAGTTGATTCAGCAGCGCATCAACGCGCGTAAAGAAGGCCGCTATTCGGATGCCGACGCGATTCGCAAGAACCTTCAGCAGCAGGGCATCATTTTGGAAGACAGCGCGCAGGGAACGGCTTGGCGACGCGCTTAG
- a CDS encoding peptidyl-prolyl cis-trans isomerase, translated as MYLRRILIFIVLVVISLNVHAAEPRVEMKTNLGSIVLELYPDKAPETVKNFLQYVEDGFYKNTVFHRVIAGFMIQGGGFDAALKQKPTRSPIQNEADNGLKNETGTIAMARTSDPHSASAQFFINVANNAFLNYKAPSQSGYGYAVFGKVVSGMDVVNKIAALPTGSGGPFSGDVPKSSVVIEDVVKLP; from the coding sequence ATGTATCTCCGCCGAATTCTGATTTTTATAGTGTTAGTCGTAATTAGTTTGAATGTTCATGCCGCAGAGCCTCGGGTTGAAATGAAAACCAATCTCGGCAGTATCGTGCTCGAACTGTATCCGGATAAAGCACCCGAGACCGTGAAGAATTTCTTGCAATACGTCGAAGATGGATTTTACAAAAATACCGTTTTTCACCGCGTCATCGCCGGATTCATGATTCAAGGCGGCGGGTTTGACGCGGCATTGAAGCAGAAACCGACACGATCGCCAATTCAGAATGAGGCTGACAATGGCTTAAAAAACGAGACCGGAACGATTGCAATGGCACGCACTTCGGATCCGCATTCGGCGTCGGCACAATTTTTTATTAATGTCGCCAACAATGCGTTTCTCAATTACAAAGCGCCGTCACAAAGCGGTTACGGCTATGCGGTATTCGGTAAGGTGGTTTCCGGCATGGATGTGGTCAACAAGATCGCCGCACTGCCGACCGGATCAGGCGGTCCGTTTTCCGGTGACGTACCGAAAAGCAGCGTTGTCATTGAAGATGTCGTGAAACTGCCCTAA
- a CDS encoding peptidyl-prolyl cis-trans isomerase yields MVKLETNHGVITLELDSEKAPETVQNFLNYVSSGFYDNTLFHRVIDDFMIQGGGFEPGMKQKKTQPPIRNEAANGLKNETYTIAMARTADVHSATAQFFINVANNGFLNYKSASPQGYGYCVFGKVIEGQDVIDKIKKVKTGDFAGHQNVPLEDVVILKAEII; encoded by the coding sequence ATGGTAAAACTAGAAACCAATCATGGCGTTATCACGCTTGAACTGGATAGCGAGAAAGCGCCTGAAACCGTGCAGAATTTCTTAAATTACGTGTCCAGCGGATTTTACGACAACACATTATTTCATCGCGTTATTGACGATTTTATGATTCAAGGCGGCGGATTTGAACCAGGCATGAAACAGAAAAAAACGCAGCCGCCGATTCGTAACGAAGCTGCCAACGGGCTCAAGAATGAAACCTATACCATCGCGATGGCACGCACCGCCGATGTTCATTCAGCAACCGCGCAGTTTTTCATTAACGTGGCCAACAACGGCTTTTTGAATTACAAATCCGCATCACCACAAGGCTACGGTTATTGCGTATTCGGTAAAGTCATCGAAGGTCAGGATGTGATCGATAAAATCAAGAAAGTAAAAACCGGCGATTTTGCAGGTCACCAAAACGTGCCGCTGGAAGATGTCGTCATACTGAAGGCCGAGATCATTTAG
- a CDS encoding O-succinylhomoserine sulfhydrylase has product MSDHLQPETLALHTGIHRSQFNEHSEAMYLTSSFVFDSAAQAAARFSGNEPGNIYSRFTNPTVTAFEERLAVLEGAETCIATSSGMSAILACVMGLLSAGDHIVASRSLFGATVNLFNNILKRFNVDTTFVSATDAHSWQAAIQPNTKLFFLETPSNPLTEISDIAELGKIAKKAGIWLVVDNCFCTPILQKPLELGADIVIHSATKYLDGQGRVLGGAVLGKRELLMDGGIFGFLRTAGPTLSAFNAWVILKGLETLKVRIEAHSANALQMAQWLESQPNVVRVFYPGLASHPQHALARQQQKSGGGIVTFEVKGGKEAAWRVIDSTRLISITANLGDAKSTLTHPATTTHARISQEARDAAGISDGLLRIAVGLESVQDLQADLQRGLA; this is encoded by the coding sequence ATGTCTGATCATTTGCAACCAGAAACACTCGCGCTTCATACGGGAATTCATCGCAGCCAGTTCAACGAGCATTCTGAGGCGATGTATCTGACTTCAAGTTTTGTCTTTGATAGTGCCGCTCAGGCGGCTGCGCGCTTTTCCGGCAACGAGCCGGGCAATATCTACTCGCGATTTACCAACCCCACCGTCACGGCATTTGAAGAACGGCTGGCGGTATTGGAAGGTGCGGAGACTTGCATCGCAACTTCTTCCGGTATGTCGGCGATATTGGCGTGCGTGATGGGATTGCTTTCCGCTGGCGATCATATCGTGGCATCGCGCAGCTTATTCGGGGCAACGGTGAATCTATTCAACAACATTCTGAAACGCTTCAATGTCGATACAACGTTTGTGTCGGCGACAGATGCGCATTCATGGCAAGCCGCGATACAACCCAATACCAAGCTGTTTTTTTTGGAAACGCCGTCCAATCCGCTAACGGAAATCTCAGATATTGCGGAACTCGGCAAAATTGCCAAGAAAGCAGGCATTTGGCTGGTTGTCGATAATTGTTTCTGCACACCTATTTTGCAGAAGCCCCTTGAATTGGGCGCGGATATCGTTATTCATTCCGCGACCAAATATTTGGATGGGCAAGGCAGAGTATTGGGCGGTGCCGTGCTCGGTAAGCGGGAATTATTGATGGATGGCGGGATTTTCGGGTTTCTGCGTACCGCCGGACCGACACTCAGCGCCTTCAATGCCTGGGTGATCCTGAAAGGTTTGGAAACGCTCAAAGTACGCATTGAAGCGCACTCGGCCAATGCGCTGCAAATGGCACAATGGCTTGAATCGCAACCGAATGTCGTGCGCGTGTTTTATCCCGGTCTGGCATCGCATCCGCAGCATGCATTGGCAAGACAACAGCAAAAATCCGGTGGCGGAATTGTCACGTTTGAGGTAAAGGGCGGCAAGGAAGCGGCATGGCGTGTCATCGATTCGACGCGCTTGATCTCGATTACCGCTAATCTCGGCGATGCCAAAAGCACATTGACCCATCCGGCGACCACAACGCATGCGCGCATCAGTCAAGAAGCCCGGGATGCCGCGGGTATTTCCGACGGGTTGCTGCGCATTGCGGTCGGATTGGAGTCGGTGCAAGATCTGCAAGCCGATTTGCAGCGCGGATTAGCATAA